Part of the Tetragenococcus koreensis genome, GAATTATGCCTGCCTTTACTGCCGATTACTCTATGATCTTTATTTCTAGAATCATAACTGGAATCGGTTTTGGTTTGATTAACACTCGTGCAGTAAGTATTATCAGTGAACGTTTTAGTGGAAGAAGACGTGCGCATTTATTAGGTTATCGTACGTCAGTGGAAACTTTAGGCCAAACCATTTTAACGCTGATTGCTGGACAACTATTAATTTTAGGTTGGCAACCTGCTTTTTTAATTTATAGTATCTCGTTCCTCATTTTAATCATATACCTCTTCTTTGTCCCTAATGAAAAAACGATAGAACAAACAATCATAAAAAGAGAAGCCATCCCCTTACGCCAGTTACTCTCTGTATTTATCAGCGCTCTTTTTGGCGGCTTACTCATAGCAACAAATACAGCCAACTCTCTACGCATACCCAGCTACATTGTCGAAAATAATTTAGGTTCTGCTTTAACTGCCAATCGGATATTAAGTTTATTTATGTTTGCTGGTTTCATGGGAGGCGCTTTATTCGGCCCCCTTTTTACTACACTAAAAAAGCACTTCTTACCTGCAATGATGTTTATGGGCGCCATTGGGTTACTTTTTATCCCATTAAGCTCAACCATTTACCTCATAGCTGTAGGTGTTTTTCTTTGCGGATTTGCCATCACAAGTTCTGTTTCGAGTATTTTTACCAATTTACCTGAAAAAGTCCCCCTAACTTCTTTGAATACTGCTAACGCTATGGTATTAATCGGTTGCAATTTAGGCGCCACGGTAGCCCCTCTTCTTTTAAATTTAATTGGGAAACTAAGTACCAGCTTAGCTGTGCCTTTTGTGTTTTTTGCTCTAGTATTTTTTATAATTTCAGCAGGAGTCTTTTTGTTTCCTCGTATCACCAATAAATAAAATACTATTCTTAGAAAAGGAGGAATCATACAATGAAATGGTATCAAAGAAAAAGTTTTTATGTTCCCTTTTCAATCGTAATGGGAATTTTAGGTTTCGGTGCATAGTTTGCCAGTTTATTGGGGGGAAACGTTGACGAAGAATTAAATAAAGATTATTTTACAACCAAAGATGAACCCTTGTTCAAGAAGAAGAAAAAGTAGACAATGTCGATATTTATATGTCCATTAAATAAGCTGTGAAAACCACTGAAAACTCATGAGCGTAAAAATAGTATTAAAAAATGAATATCCTTCGTTTTCTCTCTCAAATTATCGATATAAATCTGTTATACTATAATAAAGATTATGAAGTACATCACAAGATAAGCTTTGTTACTTCTTTGGTGTAAATAATGGTTCGAGAGAAATATATTTTACAAGGAGAGAGATAAATGAAAATACAAGATATCATGAAAATATTAGAAAAAGATATGAAAGTCGCTGTCATTTCGACTGCCGATGAGAATAACCAACCTCACGCTCGTCATATTAATATCGGCGTAGCCAATGAAGATGGCGTCTTTTTCATGACCAGTCCCAAAACAAATTTTTACAAACAATTGCAAAGTAATCCTAAGATTGCTATTACCGGTTTTTTAGAAGAAGACTATTTAATTCAAGTCATACGAATTGAAGGGAAAGTTCGAAGATTAGGTAAAGATAAACTGCAAGAAGTGTTGGCAGATAATCCTTATATTGATCAAGTCTATCCTGATGAAGCGGATCGTCAAAGTGTGCAAGTTTTCCAACTCTATGAAGGAGAAGGCTTCTATCATAGTTTGACACAAGGGCATAAATACACATTTGAAATTAAACAAAACTAATATAAAAGGCAATTCAACCCGGAATGAGAAGGTTGAGTTGCCTTTTTACATTCCTAATTTACAAATACCTGACTTTTCCAATTTTTCGAATTAGAATTGCGATTGCTACTACTCCCGTTATGCATAAAACTACCGTACTAAAACTTCCCCAAAGGACAATTCCTACAGCTTCTACAGTAATAATCCCCATGCTGCATATCGCTGTGATAAGTGTTGCTGCTCCTTGTTTTACGACGATCATTTCATTCCTCCAATCGCAATTTGCTTAAACAGCAGGTTCGTTTTCTCTATAATTATTATCATTATCTTCAAAAAAGTAGTCGGTAACTTTCTTATATTCCTTTACAGAAACATCAGCATTTTTTGAATGTAACATTTCATATCTCACGCCGCCTTCTGTCATGATTTTTCCACTACCGACAAAACCGTTTCGCAAATAGAATCTCTTTCTACTTTTTCTTTGCTCATTATTTTCTGCGTCTTCACGTACTTCTTCCACTAACAAAATTATTTTATAATTTGCAAAATGCTTCCGAATCGTCTTCATAGCCTCTCTACCATAGCCCTTAGATTGAATCGTAGAATCAATAGCAAAATAAAAGATATACGCAAGGTTTTCGTACGTTGTATAATAAACAATGCCTACTAATTGCGATTCGGAAAAAATTCCTGAAAATTTCGCTTTACCTAATGCGATATTATTAATTAATATTTCAGCGGGTAGCTGTTCCTTTTGCGGGAAAGAGTTTAAATATATTCTTTTTGCATCCTTAAATGAGATTGAATCACTATTGAGTTCTTGAATAGTTAACATAATTGCCTCCATTACTTTCATTCATTATTCTTGAGTGACGTTATTTCTTGAAAATTTCTGTAATGCCACTATATTAAATCATAAAAAACTTCACATAGAAAAGTCAATCTCTTTGTTTTATTAATAATTAATTTTTTAAAGAGAGAAGTTATTTAACGTTTAGTCTTTTAATTATCACAAAAAAGCAGCCCTTAAGACTGTTTTATTAATTGTTTATTCATTAGTATATGTTCAATTGGAACATGCGCTTTGGTAAACTTTTCACCTGAAGAACTATAACTCAATCTTCTATAGAATGGTTCTGCTGTTATTCTAGCCTCTAATACAATAGAATTTTTTCCAATCAATAAGGCATATTCCTCTATAGCCTGCAATAATTTTGTCCCGATATGTTTGTTTTGGATAACTGTATCAACACACAGGTAATCTACTTTAAGAGTATCTATATTTTCTGTTTGGGTCACAACTCCAACCCCTAATAATTGCTCATCATCAAAAGCACCAAGTAAATAAGTATCTTTTTCTTTATAAAGATCTTCATCGTAAATACTTAAGCCTAAAGGAAGTCGCATCACTTTATCTCGTAGGTCAAGTGTTTGTTGGTATTCTTGTGTACCATATTGTATTTCTTTAATTATCAATTTTGATCCCTTCCTATTTTTATTCAAAGAACATTATAAGTCAGCTTAGAAAAGCAAGTCAAACTGTTCTTACTCACCAGGGCTTTGTTTGTAATTAACCATTGAAACTAATAAAATGGAAATATAAGAAATAAACCCTAATATAATGGAGGTAAAATGATGAATGACAAAACTGTAGTATTAAATGGCAGCGTGGTAAACTACGACGGCAACATCGACTATTCAAAAATTGCATCTGAAGTTGTCGTTTATGATGAAACACCCGAAGATAAAATCTTGGAACGTGTCGAAGGATTTAACATCGTCGTAACAAAAGAGATGCCCGTGTCTGGTGACATTATCCGAAAATTTCCCGATAGTGTAAAAATGATTTGTGAAGCTGGGACGGGATACAACAACATCGACATGGATGCTATTCATGAAAAAGGCATTGTTTTATGCAACATTCCAGCATACAGCACACAAAGAGTGGCCCAAACTGCGATTATGTTCATTTTAAATCTAGCAAGCTCTATGCAAAAACAAATTCGGATGCTAGCAGCTGGAAACCATGATAACTTCCAAAAACACTTAATGGTAGACCATGTGGAAGTAAACGATAAGACTTTAGGCGTGATTGGATATGGTAATGTAGGTAAAGAAATTATCAAAATCGCTCAAGCAATTGGAATGAAAATTATAGTCTCTACTAGAACGCCACGAGACGATAAAAACGGCATTCATTTTACTACAAAAGAAGAAGTCTTTAAGCAAAGTGATTTTATTTCCCTTAACTGCCCTTTAAATGATTCAACCAAGCACACAGTTAATAAAGATACCTTAGCTATGATGAAGCCGACAGCTTATTTAATCAATACAGCACGTGGAGGTCTAGTTGATGAAAAAGCATTGATTGACGCCATCCAAAATAATGTCATCGCCGGTGCTGGTTTAGATGTGCAAGAAAAAGAACCTTTACCTGATGATAGCCCGCTATATGATATGGACGATGTTATTGTCACACCACACATGGGTTGGCGCGGTCTCGAAACTAGAAAACGTTTATTAACATTGATCCAAAACAATATCAGTGCTTTCGCTAAAGGAGAACCTATTAATCGAGTCGATTAAATACCATGATAAGTTATTTGTCTGAAAATAATTTATAACACAAAAACCTCTTGTTTTTGTAGCGTTTATTAATTCTACAAAAGCAAGAGGATTTTTTTGCTGTTTTATTTGCTCGTTTAAATGAATAGCAGAAAAACAATTTAGAATATTAATTTCCTAATTGGCATCATCTGTGCCGTTTCTTTTCTTTTATCATTTTAATTTGATAACAAATGGGCCGAAAATATAATAAAGCGATAGCGACAATCGTTACTAACATAAAAACAGTAAAGCTCAAATCTGAAAATACATACATTAAAATAAGTAAAAATGATAGTAGACCTGACGCACCTGCATAAAGCCAGGCTTCTTTCTCCGACTTAAAATACTTCATTCTGAAACACCTACCTCAACTTATACGGTCCACACTTTCATCGTAACAAAAATTCAACTCACAGATAAGTGTCTTTTTTGATGAACACGACAAGTAAGTTTTGTATTTATAACTTAGTAGCGTCACTAAAATGGCACTAAATGCATTACGGCAGGCAACAAGTAAACGAATGAAATAAAGGAAAACGAATTGAACTAGTGCCCTTTTTTCTTCTCCATTTTTTTCTTTTGTTTCAATTCATATTTTTTCTTTTTTAATCGTTCCTTTTTTATCCTAGAACGTTTCTTTCTTGCTTTTTTCATTTGTTCTCTAGACTCAGTCATTGCTAATTGTGCTTTAGTTGATACTACTGACCTTCTTTTTTCTTTATTTATTTTCCGTTGCATTTTCTTAGGGTTTATTTTTTTATCTACTGCATCTGCTTTAATAGATACAGAATGATTATTCAACTTTTCATCATTTCTAGTAATTAGCTTTTGCAGTTTAAAATAAATAAAATCCTCTACTTCTTTATCTTTTGGCTCTGGGCCAAAGACATACTTGCTAGCCCTATAATCACCTTGAATGCTTTCATATTCAACCAGTCCACACCAAAAACTACCATCAAAATAAATTGTTAATTTCATAACAATCCCCTCCTCTTTTATACTAAAAGGAAATGGACAACCCGAGGGGGCAGGTTACTGACATA contains:
- a CDS encoding pyridoxamine 5'-phosphate oxidase family protein, which encodes MKIQDIMKILEKDMKVAVISTADENNQPHARHINIGVANEDGVFFMTSPKTNFYKQLQSNPKIAITGFLEEDYLIQVIRIEGKVRRLGKDKLQEVLADNPYIDQVYPDEADRQSVQVFQLYEGEGFYHSLTQGHKYTFEIKQN
- a CDS encoding GNAT family N-acetyltransferase, encoding MIIKEIQYGTQEYQQTLDLRDKVMRLPLGLSIYDEDLYKEKDTYLLGAFDDEQLLGVGVVTQTENIDTLKVDYLCVDTVIQNKHIGTKLLQAIEEYALLIGKNSIVLEARITAEPFYRRLSYSSSGEKFTKAHVPIEHILMNKQLIKQS
- a CDS encoding GNAT family N-acetyltransferase, translating into MLTIQELNSDSISFKDAKRIYLNSFPQKEQLPAEILINNIALGKAKFSGIFSESQLVGIVYYTTYENLAYIFYFAIDSTIQSKGYGREAMKTIRKHFANYKIILLVEEVREDAENNEQRKSRKRFYLRNGFVGSGKIMTEGGVRYEMLHSKNADVSVKEYKKVTDYFFEDNDNNYRENEPAV
- a CDS encoding 2-hydroxyacid dehydrogenase, coding for MNDKTVVLNGSVVNYDGNIDYSKIASEVVVYDETPEDKILERVEGFNIVVTKEMPVSGDIIRKFPDSVKMICEAGTGYNNIDMDAIHEKGIVLCNIPAYSTQRVAQTAIMFILNLASSMQKQIRMLAAGNHDNFQKHLMVDHVEVNDKTLGVIGYGNVGKEIIKIAQAIGMKIIVSTRTPRDDKNGIHFTTKEEVFKQSDFISLNCPLNDSTKHTVNKDTLAMMKPTAYLINTARGGLVDEKALIDAIQNNVIAGAGLDVQEKEPLPDDSPLYDMDDVIVTPHMGWRGLETRKRLLTLIQNNISAFAKGEPINRVD
- a CDS encoding MFS transporter; its protein translation is MKKGNTIEIIAILSLSFILTSTYSVSGVVPTLLNVFSSYSRSSVEFLVSIPSISMIVMIALSPLVAKILSERTTIILGLLTAGFAGIMPAFTADYSMIFISRIITGIGFGLINTRAVSIISERFSGRRRAHLLGYRTSVETLGQTILTLIAGQLLILGWQPAFLIYSISFLILIIYLFFVPNEKTIEQTIIKREAIPLRQLLSVFISALFGGLLIATNTANSLRIPSYIVENNLGSALTANRILSLFMFAGFMGGALFGPLFTTLKKHFLPAMMFMGAIGLLFIPLSSTIYLIAVGVFLCGFAITSSVSSIFTNLPEKVPLTSLNTANAMVLIGCNLGATVAPLLLNLIGKLSTSLAVPFVFFALVFFIISAGVFLFPRITNK
- a CDS encoding YjdF family protein translates to MKLTIYFDGSFWCGLVEYESIQGDYRASKYVFGPEPKDKEVEDFIYFKLQKLITRNDEKLNNHSVSIKADAVDKKINPKKMQRKINKEKRRSVVSTKAQLAMTESREQMKKARKKRSRIKKERLKKKKYELKQKKKMEKKKGH